The following are from one region of the Fusarium verticillioides 7600 chromosome 1, whole genome shotgun sequence genome:
- a CDS encoding hypothetical protein (At least one base has a quality score < 10): MYLPTLGCPADRLIMLAAMAARALRKAYTLDGRLSAGRYVKSCPIYVSQGYIASWLPDHTRIEGEFNCLCLPAYGYRTTDRHSTTTIHKQFLFSEMAFYSRNHSQLSADQLRHSDSDSDSRYHHGWAGSSSSSYYNEPTTSDPRYHAFGSYYASKSASNCNHPYRSGDYNESQQSEGHHHMWQSQEHSGAPPSSSSVATSSPPNLQDDSYGWMNSADGSEPNLCHCGKTFRRPSDLAKHQKYHMKYFSCLASGCDKSFATQKDLIRHTRTHRKGEGYQCKVEGCRKAMSGHVYSRKDNFDRHMRTAHPDHPQI, from the exons atgtacctacctacactCGGCTGCCCTGCAGACCGGCTCATTATGCtggcagccatggcagcCAGAGCCCTGCGAAAGGCTTACACACTCGATGGACGATTGAGCGCAGGACGATATGTTAAATCCTGCCCAATCTATGTTAGTCAGGGCTACATAGCTTCCTGGCTACCCGATCATACACGGATTGAAGGCGAATTTAATTGCCTTTGTCTACCCGCTTATGGATACCGAACAACAGATCGACACAGCACTACTACCATCCACAAGCAATTCTTATTCTCCGAAATGGCATTTTACAGTCGCAACCACAGCCAACTGTCTGCGGATCAGCTTCGCcactctgactctgactccgACTCCCGCTACCACCACGGATGGGCTGGCTCGTCCTCCTCAAGCTACTACAACGAGCCAACGACATCTGATCCTCGCTACCATGCCTTTGGTAGCTACTATGCCAGCAAGTCAGCCTCAAACTGCAACCACCCCTACAGATCTGGGGACTACAATGAGTCTCAGCAATCAGAGGGCCATCACCACATGTGGCAGTCTCAGGAACACAGTGGCgcaccaccatcttcttcttcagtggCCACTTCAAGCCCTCCCAACTTGCAAGATGACTCCTACGGCTGGATGAACTCGGCCGATGGCAGTGAGCCAAATCTATGCCACTGCGGCAAGACATTCCGACGTCCCTCTGACCTCGC aaaacaccaaaagtACCACATGAAATACTTCTCATGTCTCGCCTCAGGATGCGACAAGTCTTTTGCCACTCAGAAAGATCTGATCAGGCACACGCGCACACATCGCAAAGGCGAGGGCTACCAATGCAAGGTAGAAGGATGCCGCAAGGCCATGTCAGGCCATGTGTACTCACGGAAAGACAACTTCGATCGGCATATGCGGACGGCACATCCAGACCATCCGCAAATTTGA